The sequence below is a genomic window from Candidatus Schekmanbacteria bacterium.
TACATACGACCTGTTGGGATACAGCAGACTTAAACTCATTATAAACCATTATTACCTTTTCTATTTCCTCATCAATATAATTTTTGGTTATTTCCCTTGTTATTCTAACAGCATGCTCATAGCCAATGTTATTGAAAATGTCAGAATAAGTATTTCTGATATTCCAATTGCGTTTTCTGTAATAGTCGCAACATTTTTTCCCTATGAGCGTCAGATTGATTTCTTTATTTTGATTACTACGAATTATTCTGTCCGTTTCTTTGAACACATTATTGTTAAAGGCGCCACAAAGTCCTTTATCTCCTGATATGACAACAATTTCAATAACCCCCTCTTCGCCTTTGCTCAACAAAGGATGTGCATCAGCCCCTGCCCTAAAAGCAAGACTCTTCAATACATCATTTATCTTTCTACCATAAGGCCTTGCCGCTATTATCCTCTCTTGAGCGCGTCTAAACTTTGCGGCAGAAACCATCTTCATTGCTTTGGTTATCTGCTCTGTTTTCTTGACGCTTGCAATTCTTCTTTTTATATCTCTTACACTGGGCATAATTTATTTACCCTTTATATTATTTTTCATTCAATGTCTGTTTGAAGGAAGATTTAAATTCCTCAATTACACTTTTCAGTTTAGTTTCTATCTCTTCCGTTAACTCCTTTTCCGTCTCTATCTTTGTAATCAAATCGGGATAGTTTGCATCTACAAACTGCAAAAGCTCAGTCTCAAATCTCTTGCATTCCTCGAGTGGAATATCATCGAGATAATTGTTGACACCTGCATATATAGCTATAATCTGCTTCCCAACTGTAACAGGCTCATATTGTCCCTGTTTTAAAATCTCTACCATCCTTTCTCCTTTAGCAAGCTGAGCCTGTGTCGCTTTATCCAATTCGCTTCCAAACTGGGCAAAAGCGGCCATTTCTCTA
It includes:
- the atpG gene encoding ATP synthase F1 subunit gamma, with product MPSVRDIKRRIASVKKTEQITKAMKMVSAAKFRRAQERIIAARPYGRKINDVLKSLAFRAGADAHPLLSKGEEGVIEIVVISGDKGLCGAFNNNVFKETDRIIRSNQNKEINLTLIGKKCCDYYRKRNWNIRNTYSDIFNNIGYEHAVRITREITKNYIDEEIEKVIMVYNEFKSAVSQQVVCKQLLPIEITEDIADENPVDFIYEPDRQSIINELLPRSMEVIIYTALLDSVAAEHAARMSAMENASRNASEMIDSLTLKYNKARQAAITKELLEIVAGAEALSG